One region of Arcobacter sp. CECT 8983 genomic DNA includes:
- a CDS encoding cytochrome ubiquinol oxidase subunit I, producing the protein MEEQLVDWSRAQFALTAIYHWLFVPLTLGLGFIIAFMETIYVKTGDEFWKKTTKFWMTLFAINFAIGVATGIIMEFEFGTNWANYSWFVGDIFGAPLAVEGILAFFMESTFFAVMFFGWDKVSKGFHLLSTWLVAIGSNLSALWILVANGWMQYPVGMTFNPDTVRNEMNNFWDVLFSPIAISKFLHTITSGYIVASLFVVGISAWYLLRKREILFAKKSMIVGATFGLISSIFIILTGDESAHQVALKQPVKLAAMEGLYEGKEQAAIVGVGVLNPKKTLINDEEPFLFQLEAPYALSFLSYHDINAFVPGLNDLVYGNEKYNIEAAQSKIDKGKIAVEALKNYKEAKKSNDIIKASQYQKVLEENMQYFGYGHLEKPEDIVPPIAMTFYTFHLMVALGTWFLILFALLLFLTLKKEIMNYSLVLKSAVLSIPLGYVASEAGWIVAEVGRQPWAIQDLMPVGVAVTNISTTNVQITFFLFAFLFTALLIAEIKIMLKQIKLGPNGGY; encoded by the coding sequence ATGGAAGAACAATTAGTAGATTGGTCAAGGGCTCAATTTGCATTAACTGCAATTTATCATTGGCTTTTTGTTCCCTTAACTTTAGGACTTGGGTTTATCATTGCATTTATGGAAACTATTTATGTAAAAACAGGTGATGAGTTTTGGAAAAAGACTACAAAATTTTGGATGACTCTTTTTGCAATTAACTTTGCAATAGGTGTTGCAACTGGTATTATAATGGAGTTTGAGTTTGGTACAAACTGGGCAAACTACTCTTGGTTTGTAGGGGATATTTTTGGAGCTCCCCTTGCTGTAGAAGGAATATTGGCTTTTTTTATGGAGTCAACATTTTTTGCAGTGATGTTTTTTGGTTGGGATAAGGTTTCAAAGGGCTTTCACCTTTTATCAACTTGGTTAGTTGCAATTGGTTCAAACTTAAGTGCACTTTGGATTTTAGTTGCAAATGGTTGGATGCAGTATCCAGTAGGTATGACTTTCAATCCTGATACTGTAAGAAATGAAATGAATAACTTTTGGGATGTTTTATTTTCTCCTATTGCTATTTCTAAATTTTTACATACAATTACAAGTGGATATATTGTTGCTTCACTTTTTGTAGTAGGAATTTCTGCTTGGTATTTACTTAGAAAAAGAGAAATTCTTTTTGCTAAAAAGTCTATGATAGTAGGAGCTACTTTTGGTTTGATTTCTTCTATATTTATTATTCTTACAGGAGATGAGTCAGCTCATCAAGTTGCACTTAAGCAACCAGTAAAACTAGCAGCAATGGAAGGTCTTTATGAGGGAAAAGAACAAGCTGCAATTGTGGGAGTAGGGGTATTAAACCCTAAAAAGACTCTAATAAATGATGAAGAGCCTTTTCTTTTTCAATTAGAAGCTCCTTATGCACTATCTTTTTTAAGTTATCATGATATAAATGCTTTTGTTCCTGGACTTAATGATTTAGTTTATGGAAATGAAAAATATAATATTGAAGCAGCACAATCAAAAATAGATAAAGGAAAAATTGCAGTAGAGGCTTTAAAAAATTATAAAGAAGCTAAAAAGAGTAATGACATAATAAAAGCATCACAATATCAAAAGGTCCTAGAAGAAAATATGCAATACTTTGGTTATGGACATTTAGAAAAACCAGAAGATATTGTTCCTCCTATTGCAATGACTTTTTATACCTTTCATTTAATGGTTGCCCTTGGAACTTGGTTTTTGATTCTTTTTGCTCTTTTATTATTTTTAACGCTAAAAAAAGAGATTATGAACTATTCCTTAGTTCTTAAAAGTGCAGTACTTTCAATTCCTTTAGGATATGTAGCAAGTGAAGCAGGGTGGATTGTAGCTGAAGTTGGAAGACAACCTTGGGCAATACAAGATTTGATGCCAGTTGGTGTTGCTGTAACAAATATTTCAACAACAAATGTACAAATTACCTTTTTCTTATTTGCCTTTTTATTTACTGCACTTTTAATAGCAGAAATAAAAATTATGCTTAAGCAAATAAAACTTGGTCCAAATGGAGGTTATTAA
- a CDS encoding DUF1653 domain-containing protein codes for MNNKYTYKGNNYYVLEDKVKIQIDDVWVEGVLYTTDDCEYKFVRSKEEFYSKFKKVNNK; via the coding sequence ATGAATAATAAATATACCTACAAAGGTAATAATTACTATGTTTTAGAAGATAAAGTTAAAATCCAAATTGACGATGTTTGGGTAGAAGGTGTTTTATACACAACTGATGATTGTGAATACAAATTTGTAAGAAGCAAAGAAGAGTTTTACTCAAAGTTTAAAAAAGTAAATAATAAATAA
- the cydB gene encoding cytochrome d ubiquinol oxidase subunit II: MFEELTHLQLQQYWWIIISLLGGLFAFIMFVQGGQTLIGRLSKGDEVLKTMLINSLGRKWELGFTTLVLFGGALFAAFPLFYSTSFGGAYWVWMSILFCFIIQAVSYEYRKKPDNFLGQKVYESFLFINGSLGVILLGVAIATFFSGSSFLVDDNNFSHWQTPYRGLEALTDVFNLSLGFALFFLVRISGALYFINNINHETIKQRAIKSIKIDMLIFLCFFLLFLYLLFTKSGFAYDENAIIFMQEYKYLQNFLDMPFVLGMFVIGVLMVIISVFATIHFNMTCCIKTGGVGIVLTVMALFLNVGFNNTAYYPSTFDLQSSLTIQNSSGSHYTLTAMSYVSLMVPFVLAYITYVWYQMDKVKITKEEIEDPHAHNY; this comes from the coding sequence ATGTTTGAAGAATTAACACATTTACAATTACAACAATATTGGTGGATAATAATATCTTTACTTGGAGGTTTATTTGCTTTTATTATGTTTGTTCAAGGAGGACAAACTTTAATAGGAAGACTTTCAAAAGGTGATGAAGTTTTAAAAACTATGCTTATCAATTCACTTGGTAGAAAGTGGGAGTTAGGATTTACTACTTTAGTTTTATTTGGTGGGGCTTTATTTGCTGCTTTTCCTCTTTTTTATTCTACTAGTTTTGGAGGAGCATATTGGGTTTGGATGTCAATACTTTTTTGTTTTATTATTCAAGCAGTTAGTTATGAATATAGAAAAAAGCCTGATAACTTTTTAGGACAAAAAGTATATGAAAGCTTTTTGTTTATAAACGGGAGTTTAGGAGTTATTTTACTTGGAGTTGCAATAGCAACATTTTTTTCTGGTTCTTCATTTTTAGTAGATGATAATAATTTCTCCCATTGGCAAACACCTTACAGAGGACTAGAAGCCTTAACAGATGTATTTAATTTATCATTAGGTTTTGCTTTATTCTTTTTAGTAAGAATCTCAGGAGCACTTTACTTTATAAATAACATAAATCATGAAACAATAAAACAAAGAGCAATAAAAAGTATAAAAATTGATATGCTTATATTCTTATGTTTCTTTTTACTGTTTTTATATCTATTATTTACAAAAAGTGGTTTTGCTTATGATGAAAATGCAATTATTTTTATGCAAGAGTATAAGTATCTTCAAAACTTTTTAGATATGCCATTTGTTTTAGGTATGTTTGTTATTGGTGTTTTGATGGTAATTATTTCAGTTTTTGCAACAATTCATTTTAATATGACTTGTTGTATTAAAACAGGTGGAGTAGGGATTGTTTTAACTGTAATGGCACTATTTTTAAATGTTGGTTTTAATAATACAGCTTACTATCCTTCAACTTTTGATTTACAAAGTTCACTTACTATACAAAATAGTTCAGGAAGTCACTATACCTTAACTGCAATGTCATATGTATCGTTGATGGTTCCTTTTGTATTAGCATATATAACTTATGTTTGGTATCAAATGGATAAGGTAAAAATCACAAAAGAGGAGATAGAAGATCCTCATGCACACAATTATTAA
- a CDS encoding NifB/NifX family molybdenum-iron cluster-binding protein — protein MIVFPVKTNKENASVSPLFGKAKYFAFYDGETVKIEANPYNKGSMIIDWFLSKGVDKIVIKEMGIKPFNKLKNTNIKVLYAGDDKVTTNEVIENFENNTLKLISEEELLIIVKNHKGAKAH, from the coding sequence ATGATAGTATTTCCAGTAAAAACAAATAAAGAGAATGCTTCTGTATCACCACTATTTGGAAAAGCAAAATATTTTGCTTTTTATGACGGTGAAACAGTTAAAATTGAAGCAAACCCTTATAATAAAGGTTCAATGATAATTGATTGGTTTTTAAGTAAAGGTGTCGATAAAATAGTTATTAAAGAAATGGGAATAAAACCCTTTAATAAACTTAAAAATACAAATATAAAAGTTCTTTATGCTGGAGATGATAAAGTTACTACAAATGAAGTAATAGAAAACTTTGAAAATAATACATTAAAGCTTATTTCTGAGGAAGAATTATTAATTATAGTAAAAAATCATAAAGGTGCTAAAGCTCACTAG
- a CDS encoding DUF4492 domain-containing protein, with product MNKCKNFLFMYIDGFKNMTLGKTLWKIVFIKLAVILIFLKYFIHDKNIKTEYITEQEKIDFVYKNITKE from the coding sequence ATGAACAAATGTAAAAACTTTTTATTTATGTATATTGATGGCTTTAAAAATATGACTTTAGGTAAAACTTTATGGAAAATTGTTTTCATAAAACTTGCAGTTATTTTAATCTTCTTAAAATACTTCATACATGATAAAAATATAAAAACTGAATATATAACAGAACAAGAAAAAATAGATTTTGTTTATAAGAATATAACAAAGGAATAA